In Acidianus brierleyi, one genomic interval encodes:
- the hel308 gene encoding ATP-dependent DNA helicase Hel308, with protein MEFMSLEELNADQRIIDVIKKRGIERLNPVQTEAVKKGLMEGKRLLITSPTGSGKTLMAELGMISFLLKEGGKAVYVTPLRALTAEKYNTFKDWESLNFKVGMSSGDYDSDDEWLRNYDIIVTTYEKLDSLWRHKPSWLKDVNYFVLDEFHYLNDSDRGPVVESVAVRAKKKNILALSATISNYAKISSWLGADAVTTNWRPVPLKEGVIVQDRRKCQVIFQDNLTLTLNGSDAIIAYTLYTIEKGGQVLVFRNSRKMAETTARKIAAEMEKAPLNDKELLEVANRIKDVDDAGGNEKEELYNLSLKGVVFHHAGLSKGLREIIENAFRERKLKVIVATPTLAAGVNLPARVVIVGDMYRYNRKILGYQEEIPIMEYKQMSGRAGRPGYDDYGESLIVLRNKRDIEKIFEKYILSDPEPIESRLGNESSFYTFLLGILSTEGGLNKNEIYDYSHQTLLDREIVDDYLEKGISWLNENDFIEERDEKFRLTKFGRKVSDLYVNPFTAKTIRDYLSRAETSCELAYFHLLAYTPDGPSIGVSRAEQDQLIDEAYCPLFIDEPDDEDELYEYLSALKVALIVKDWIDEVDEDIILERYSIGSGDLRSIVETMDWLTYSGSHIAGVIEATEHSRKLEILNKRVKDGVKEDLIPLVQISGVGRKRARLLYNNKITTPEDIVMNPEKVKALLGQKIGEKIAKEAAKLIAGLH; from the coding sequence ATGGAATTTATGTCACTAGAAGAACTTAATGCTGATCAAAGAATTATAGACGTAATAAAGAAAAGAGGAATAGAAAGATTAAATCCTGTACAAACTGAAGCAGTAAAGAAGGGATTAATGGAAGGTAAAAGATTACTAATAACCTCGCCTACAGGATCAGGAAAAACTTTAATGGCTGAGTTAGGCATGATATCCTTCTTACTTAAAGAAGGAGGAAAAGCAGTTTACGTTACACCTTTAAGAGCTTTGACTGCAGAGAAGTATAATACATTCAAAGATTGGGAATCTCTAAATTTCAAAGTAGGAATGTCATCTGGAGATTACGACTCTGACGATGAATGGTTAAGAAACTATGATATAATTGTAACAACTTACGAAAAATTGGATTCCTTGTGGAGACATAAGCCATCTTGGCTTAAAGACGTAAATTATTTCGTATTAGACGAATTTCATTATCTTAATGATTCGGATAGAGGTCCAGTAGTAGAAAGTGTTGCAGTAAGAGCTAAGAAAAAGAACATCTTAGCTCTAAGTGCTACTATAAGTAATTACGCTAAAATATCATCATGGTTAGGTGCAGACGCAGTAACTACTAATTGGAGACCAGTTCCACTTAAAGAAGGAGTAATAGTTCAAGATAGAAGAAAATGTCAAGTTATATTTCAAGATAACCTGACTTTAACATTAAACGGGAGCGACGCTATAATTGCATATACTCTATATACTATTGAAAAGGGTGGTCAAGTTTTAGTTTTCAGAAACTCCAGAAAGATGGCAGAAACTACTGCGAGAAAAATTGCTGCAGAAATGGAAAAAGCCCCATTGAACGATAAAGAACTTCTAGAAGTTGCTAATAGAATAAAAGATGTAGACGATGCTGGTGGAAACGAAAAGGAAGAATTATACAATCTTTCTTTAAAAGGAGTTGTATTTCATCATGCAGGACTATCAAAAGGCTTAAGAGAAATAATAGAAAACGCGTTCAGAGAAAGAAAATTAAAGGTAATTGTAGCTACTCCTACATTAGCTGCAGGAGTTAACTTACCTGCAAGAGTAGTAATAGTTGGAGATATGTACAGATATAATAGAAAAATTCTAGGATATCAGGAAGAAATACCTATTATGGAATATAAACAAATGAGTGGAAGAGCTGGAAGGCCTGGGTATGACGATTACGGTGAATCTTTGATTGTTCTAAGAAACAAGAGAGATATAGAAAAGATATTTGAAAAATATATCTTATCTGATCCTGAGCCTATAGAGTCAAGGCTTGGGAACGAATCATCGTTTTATACGTTTTTACTAGGAATACTCTCCACAGAAGGAGGATTAAATAAGAACGAAATATATGATTATTCACATCAAACTTTATTAGATAGAGAAATAGTAGATGATTACTTAGAAAAAGGTATTTCTTGGCTAAATGAAAATGATTTTATTGAAGAAAGAGATGAAAAATTTAGATTAACTAAATTTGGAAGAAAAGTCTCTGATCTCTATGTAAATCCATTCACTGCAAAAACTATAAGAGACTATCTATCTAGAGCCGAAACTAGTTGCGAACTAGCTTATTTCCATTTACTTGCTTATACTCCAGATGGACCATCAATTGGAGTAAGTAGAGCTGAACAAGATCAGTTAATAGACGAAGCTTATTGCCCATTATTTATAGATGAACCTGATGATGAAGACGAGCTATATGAATATTTATCTGCATTGAAAGTAGCATTAATAGTTAAAGATTGGATAGATGAAGTAGATGAAGACATAATTTTAGAACGATATTCAATAGGATCAGGAGATCTAAGGTCTATAGTGGAAACTATGGACTGGTTAACGTATAGTGGTTCCCATATAGCGGGCGTAATTGAGGCTACTGAGCATTCCAGAAAATTGGAAATACTTAATAAGAGAGTTAAAGACGGCGTAAAAGAAGATTTAATACCTTTAGTACAAATTTCTGGTGTAGGAAGGAAAAGAGCGAGATTATTATATAATAATAAAATAACTACTCCAGAAGATATAGTCATGAATCCAGAAAAAGTTAAGGCATTACTTGGTCAGAAAATAGGTGAAAAAATTGCAAAAGAAGCTGCAAAGCTTATTGCTGGATTACATTAA
- a CDS encoding acyl-CoA carboxylase subunit beta: MAITSEKSDMDKIIAQLREIKAKAFQGGGEDKIKAQHDKGKLTARERLALLFDEGSFNEIMPLATTRATEFGLDKNKFYGDGVVTGWGKIEGRTVFAFSQDFTELGGTLGETHANKIGKVYELALKVGAPVIGINDSGGARIQEGAIALEGYATVFKMNTLASGVIPQITIMAGPAAGGAVYSPALTDFIIMIKGDAYYMFVTGPEITKVVLGEEVTFQDLGGAVVHATKSGVVHFLAENEQDAISIAKRLLSYLPSNNMEDPPYMDTGDPSDRETKDVESIVPTDSAKPFDMREVIYRIVDNGEFMEVHRHWAQNIVVGFARVAGNVIGIVANNSNTLGAAIDIDAADKAARFIRFCDAFNIPLLSLVDTPGYIPGTEQEYKGIIRHGAKMLYAFSEATVPKISVIIRKSYGGAHIAMSIKNLGADLVYAWPTAEIAVTGPEGAVRILYKRDIQNSQNPDEFLKQKIAEYKKLFANPYWAAEKGLIDDVIEPKDTRRIIVNALSMLKNKREYRYPKKHGNIPL; the protein is encoded by the coding sequence ATGGCTATAACTTCTGAAAAATCAGATATGGATAAAATAATAGCTCAGTTAAGGGAAATAAAAGCTAAAGCTTTTCAAGGGGGTGGAGAAGACAAAATTAAAGCACAGCACGATAAAGGTAAATTAACTGCTCGAGAAAGATTAGCCTTATTGTTTGACGAAGGTTCTTTTAATGAAATTATGCCATTAGCAACTACAAGGGCTACAGAATTCGGACTTGATAAAAACAAGTTTTATGGTGATGGAGTAGTTACTGGTTGGGGAAAAATAGAAGGAAGGACAGTATTTGCTTTTTCTCAGGATTTTACAGAATTAGGAGGTACTCTAGGTGAAACGCACGCAAACAAAATTGGTAAAGTTTATGAACTAGCTCTAAAGGTGGGAGCTCCGGTAATAGGCATTAATGATTCTGGTGGTGCAAGAATTCAAGAAGGTGCTATAGCATTAGAAGGATATGCTACAGTATTCAAGATGAACACATTGGCTTCAGGAGTTATTCCACAGATTACTATAATGGCCGGCCCAGCAGCTGGTGGTGCTGTATATTCTCCAGCACTTACTGATTTTATTATAATGATTAAAGGAGATGCTTATTACATGTTTGTAACTGGTCCAGAAATAACTAAAGTAGTTTTAGGAGAAGAAGTAACATTTCAAGATTTAGGAGGAGCTGTAGTTCATGCTACTAAATCTGGGGTTGTTCATTTCTTAGCCGAAAATGAACAAGACGCTATAAGTATAGCTAAGCGATTACTGTCTTATCTTCCTTCTAATAACATGGAAGATCCGCCCTATATGGATACTGGAGATCCTTCAGATAGGGAAACTAAAGACGTTGAAAGTATTGTACCCACAGATTCAGCTAAACCTTTTGATATGAGAGAGGTAATATACAGGATTGTAGATAATGGAGAATTTATGGAGGTTCATAGACATTGGGCTCAGAATATTGTAGTAGGATTTGCTAGAGTTGCTGGAAATGTAATAGGTATAGTTGCTAATAATTCCAATACACTAGGTGCAGCTATAGATATAGATGCGGCAGATAAAGCTGCTAGATTTATCAGATTTTGTGATGCGTTTAATATTCCTCTACTTAGTTTAGTTGATACTCCTGGCTATATCCCTGGAACAGAACAAGAATATAAGGGAATAATAAGGCATGGGGCTAAAATGTTATATGCATTTTCTGAAGCTACTGTACCAAAAATTTCAGTTATTATAAGAAAGTCTTATGGAGGTGCACATATAGCAATGAGCATAAAGAATTTAGGTGCAGATTTGGTTTACGCTTGGCCTACTGCAGAAATAGCTGTTACTGGTCCTGAAGGAGCAGTAAGAATATTATATAAGAGAGATATTCAAAATTCTCAAAATCCTGATGAGTTCCTGAAACAAAAAATAGCCGAATATAAGAAACTGTTCGCCAACCCATACTGGGCTGCAGAAAAAGGTCTTATAGATGATGTAATAGAGCCTAAAGATACCAGAAGGATAATTGTTAACGCTTTATCCATGCTTAAAAATAAGAGAGAATACAGATATCCTAAAAAACATGGAAATATTCCATTATAA
- a CDS encoding biotin/lipoyl-containing protein has protein sequence MKLYRAYADTGDTYIMAIDSKGDKDKIKTENNEFEIEYLGKGTRENEYLFKVNGKVHRAFIDNGYILLDNASVFRLERLTELPSKEGESIEEMIKGKEGEVISPLQGRIVTIRVNEGDAVNKGQPLLSVEAMKSETIISAPIAGIVEKIIVKPGQGVKKGDTLLIIK, from the coding sequence ATGAAACTATATAGGGCATACGCAGATACTGGAGATACCTATATAATGGCTATAGATAGTAAAGGTGATAAAGATAAGATAAAAACAGAGAATAATGAATTTGAAATAGAATATCTGGGAAAAGGTACAAGAGAAAATGAATATCTATTCAAAGTTAATGGAAAAGTTCATAGAGCATTCATAGACAATGGCTATATACTCTTAGATAACGCTAGCGTATTTAGATTAGAAAGGCTTACAGAACTTCCTTCAAAAGAAGGCGAGTCAATAGAAGAAATGATCAAAGGAAAGGAAGGTGAAGTAATATCACCATTACAAGGCAGAATAGTTACGATTAGGGTTAATGAAGGCGATGCAGTAAATAAAGGCCAACCTTTGCTTTCTGTTGAAGCTATGAAATCTGAGACAATTATTTCCGCGCCAATAGCAGGAATAGTAGAGAAAATTATTGTAAAACCTGGACAAGGAGTAAAGAAAGGAGATACTCTACTTATAATTAAATAA
- a CDS encoding acetyl-CoA carboxylase biotin carboxylase subunit encodes MPPFSRVLVANRGEIATRVLKAIKEMGMTAIAVYSEADKYAVHTKYADEAYYIGKAPALDSYLNIEHIIDAAEKAHVDAIHPGYGFLSENAEFAEAVEKAGITFIGPSSEVMRKIKDKLDGKRLANMAGVPTAPGSDGPVTSIDEALKLAEKIGYPIMVKAASGGGGVGITRVDNQDQLMDVWERNKRLAYQAFGKADLFIEKYAVNPRHIEFQLIGDKYGNYVVAWERECTIQRRNQKLIEEAPSPALKMEERESMFEPIIKFGKLINYFTLGTFETAFSDVSRDFYFLELNKRLQVEHPTTELIFRIDLVKLQIKLAAGEHLPFSQEDLNKRVRGTAIEYRINAEDALNNFTGSSGFVTYYREPTGPGVRVDSGIESGSYVPPYYDSLVSKLIVYGESREYAIQAGIRALADYKIGGIKTTIELYKWIMQDPDFQEGKFSTSYISQKTDQFVKYLREQEEIKAAIAAEIQSRGLLRTSSTDNKGKAQSKSGWKTYGIITQSSTRVMW; translated from the coding sequence ATGCCGCCTTTTAGTAGAGTTTTAGTTGCGAACAGAGGAGAAATAGCTACCAGAGTGCTTAAGGCGATAAAAGAAATGGGAATGACTGCAATTGCAGTATATTCTGAGGCAGATAAATACGCCGTTCATACAAAATATGCTGATGAAGCTTATTATATTGGTAAGGCTCCTGCGTTAGATAGCTATCTTAATATTGAACATATAATAGACGCTGCTGAAAAAGCTCATGTTGACGCAATTCATCCTGGATACGGATTTTTATCAGAGAATGCAGAATTCGCAGAAGCAGTAGAAAAAGCTGGCATAACGTTTATCGGTCCTTCATCCGAGGTCATGAGAAAAATAAAGGATAAACTAGATGGAAAAAGATTAGCAAATATGGCAGGAGTTCCTACAGCTCCTGGATCAGACGGCCCTGTTACCTCTATAGACGAAGCGTTAAAGTTAGCTGAAAAAATAGGATACCCAATAATGGTTAAGGCTGCTAGCGGAGGTGGAGGTGTAGGTATAACAAGAGTAGATAATCAGGATCAATTAATGGACGTTTGGGAAAGAAATAAAAGATTAGCTTATCAAGCCTTTGGAAAAGCAGACTTATTTATAGAAAAATACGCTGTAAATCCTAGGCATATAGAATTTCAATTAATAGGAGATAAATATGGTAATTATGTAGTAGCTTGGGAAAGAGAATGTACTATTCAGAGGAGAAATCAAAAACTAATAGAGGAAGCGCCATCTCCTGCTCTTAAAATGGAAGAAAGAGAATCTATGTTTGAGCCAATCATAAAATTTGGGAAATTGATAAACTATTTTACATTAGGTACATTTGAAACTGCTTTTTCGGACGTTTCTAGAGATTTCTACTTTTTAGAACTCAATAAGAGATTACAAGTTGAACATCCTACCACAGAGCTTATATTTAGGATAGATTTGGTAAAACTGCAGATAAAACTTGCTGCAGGAGAGCATCTGCCTTTTAGCCAAGAGGATCTAAACAAGAGAGTTAGAGGAACAGCAATAGAATATAGAATAAATGCAGAAGACGCTTTAAATAATTTTACTGGAAGTTCCGGATTTGTAACATATTATAGGGAGCCTACAGGGCCTGGCGTTAGAGTAGATAGTGGAATAGAATCTGGTAGCTACGTTCCTCCATATTACGATTCCCTAGTATCTAAATTAATAGTTTATGGGGAAAGTAGAGAATATGCTATACAAGCCGGAATAAGAGCGTTAGCTGACTATAAAATAGGAGGAATAAAAACTACTATAGAGCTTTATAAATGGATAATGCAAGATCCAGATTTTCAAGAAGGAAAATTCAGTACTTCGTATATTTCACAAAAAACTGATCAATTTGTAAAATATTTGAGAGAACAAGAGGAGATAAAAGCAGCCATAGCTGCAGAAATTCAGAGTAGAGGACTTTTGAGAACAAGCAGCACTGATAACAAAGGTAAAGCCCAAAGTAAGTCTGGTTGGAAGACTTACGGTATAATAACGCAATCTTCTACGAGGGTGATGTGGTAA
- a CDS encoding ABC transporter permease — protein MFDLGLAILATLATLARVFITIGASIVTGWLLGYIAIKNRIFENIYISISEVLESVPVITFFPVVLIFFVFEIGGSLGVELAVLFLVFTAVVWNIWMGIYQAFKTVPENLLEVSENYKLGFLDKMIKLYIPFSIPRIAANLIPSFADALFYISVSEVFSVGVHTYQVFGIGTLISEYTAMGEYTNALYLLLVLAIFTTSITFLLREFAAFSVQRYGLDTEVKENNMRRGRFRVGYSARLSSAKGPFTKLAKYVTRPRPIDIDEEESKKKMPWGKIGAGIGFLFLFLLAYSAFIVVKNVSASTWYYLFSTVPDDLIQIGMDYIRVAIIALISFVIAIFSGYFLAKDHKAERIAIPIIQSIAAFPAPAYFPLLFGATYPYLSKILGGYTDEFYVLFLGFISTFYYIFYSYWLGVKNMPSEYWEVMDNLNMGFWQRLRKVVIPSAFPYIIAGLSSTVNSAWGGLAIGEYWPQIYNNYNLEVRTGLMKELALADANGQLALVGWLSLIFAVIVVMYSIFFTRKLLDLARKKYVAEEGIYAA, from the coding sequence ATGTTTGATTTAGGACTAGCGATCCTAGCTACATTAGCAACATTGGCAAGGGTTTTTATAACAATAGGGGCTTCTATAGTTACTGGATGGTTGTTAGGGTATATAGCAATAAAAAATAGAATATTTGAGAATATATACATATCAATCTCGGAGGTTTTAGAATCAGTTCCAGTGATAACGTTTTTCCCAGTAGTTTTGATTTTCTTTGTTTTCGAAATAGGTGGTTCTTTAGGGGTAGAACTTGCTGTATTATTCCTTGTTTTCACGGCAGTAGTATGGAATATATGGATGGGAATATATCAGGCATTTAAAACTGTTCCAGAAAATCTATTGGAAGTATCAGAAAACTATAAACTAGGATTTTTAGATAAAATGATAAAATTATATATTCCATTTTCCATTCCTAGAATAGCTGCTAATTTAATTCCCAGTTTTGCTGATGCTCTATTTTACATAAGTGTAAGCGAGGTATTCAGCGTAGGGGTACATACTTATCAAGTATTTGGAATAGGTACGCTAATTTCTGAGTATACTGCTATGGGAGAATACACTAACGCACTGTACTTATTACTAGTTTTAGCAATATTCACTACTAGTATTACATTTTTACTTAGAGAATTTGCAGCTTTTTCAGTTCAAAGATATGGTTTAGATACTGAGGTTAAAGAGAATAATATGAGGAGAGGAAGATTTAGAGTAGGGTATTCTGCAAGATTAAGTAGTGCTAAAGGTCCTTTTACTAAACTAGCTAAATATGTTACTAGGCCTAGACCAATAGATATAGATGAAGAGGAAAGTAAAAAGAAAATGCCATGGGGAAAAATCGGTGCAGGGATAGGATTCTTGTTCCTGTTTCTTCTTGCATATTCTGCCTTTATAGTAGTTAAAAACGTTTCAGCTAGTACATGGTATTATTTATTCTCCACTGTTCCTGACGATTTGATTCAAATAGGAATGGATTATATTCGTGTAGCCATAATAGCTCTCATATCATTTGTTATAGCCATATTTTCAGGGTATTTTTTAGCCAAAGATCATAAAGCAGAAAGGATTGCCATACCTATTATTCAGAGTATAGCTGCGTTTCCTGCTCCAGCATACTTCCCATTACTTTTTGGTGCAACGTATCCATATTTATCAAAAATTCTTGGAGGCTATACTGATGAATTTTATGTACTATTTCTAGGATTTATATCCACATTTTATTATATATTTTATAGTTATTGGTTAGGAGTAAAAAATATGCCGTCAGAATATTGGGAAGTTATGGATAATCTTAATATGGGATTTTGGCAAAGACTAAGAAAGGTTGTTATTCCGTCAGCTTTTCCTTATATAATAGCAGGACTCTCAAGTACTGTAAATAGCGCATGGGGAGGTTTAGCTATTGGTGAATATTGGCCTCAAATATATAATAATTATAATCTTGAAGTAAGAACAGGTTTAATGAAGGAATTAGCTTTAGCTGACGCTAACGGACAACTAGCATTAGTAGGATGGTTATCATTAATATTTGCAGTTATTGTAGTCATGTATTCCATTTTCTTCACAAGAAAATTGTTAGATTTGGCTAGGAAAAAATACGTTGCAGAGGAAGGTATTTATGCAGCTTAA
- a CDS encoding ABC transporter ATP-binding protein, with protein MYAGENELVAIVGPSGIGKSTLLRILGGFIKPTEGEVRLLGKKIVSPTPKISLIHQSIATFPWLTALDNVKLGLQYRKLNKDEENKIAKKMLEIVGLQGFEDFYPKQMSGGMRQRVAIARALAADPLVLLMDEPFSHLDELTAEGLRQEVYGMLFNDQTSLRSAVLVSHNLTEVIELADRVYVLNDRPANVVGEVKIDIERPRNPKSEKFQELLDNLYRLLTPVTTKSKLNGGEANV; from the coding sequence ATATATGCTGGAGAAAATGAGCTGGTTGCAATTGTGGGTCCTTCTGGTATAGGTAAATCCACTTTGCTAAGAATCCTTGGCGGTTTTATAAAACCTACAGAGGGTGAGGTTAGACTTTTGGGCAAAAAAATTGTCTCTCCAACTCCGAAGATTTCTTTGATTCATCAATCAATTGCTACTTTTCCTTGGTTAACTGCTTTAGATAACGTAAAATTAGGTCTTCAATATAGAAAATTGAATAAAGACGAAGAGAATAAAATAGCTAAAAAAATGCTAGAGATAGTTGGCTTACAAGGATTTGAAGACTTTTATCCGAAACAAATGAGTGGAGGAATGAGACAAAGAGTTGCAATAGCTAGGGCACTAGCGGCAGATCCTTTGGTTCTTTTGATGGATGAACCGTTTTCACATTTAGACGAATTAACTGCAGAAGGCCTTAGGCAAGAAGTTTATGGTATGTTATTTAACGATCAAACATCTTTGAGATCAGCAGTTCTTGTATCTCATAATTTAACAGAAGTTATAGAATTAGCTGACAGAGTTTATGTTTTGAATGATAGGCCTGCTAATGTGGTAGGAGAGGTAAAAATAGACATAGAAAGACCTAGAAATCCTAAGAGTGAAAAGTTTCAAGAATTGCTTGATAATCTCTATAGATTGCTTACACCAGTTACCACTAAATCTAAATTAAATGGTGGTGAAGCAAATGTTTGA
- a CDS encoding thioesterase family protein produces MQNSSEKIFIVKPEYSARKVSSGAVDVLSTPMMIAFMEDVSFNLAKNVTKEGETTVGIHVDVKHLNPVPIGAEIKVRSELIKIDGKRLVFSVEAYWRNTKIGEGIHERYIVNENEFMKKIQNLQ; encoded by the coding sequence ATGCAAAATTCCTCAGAAAAAATTTTTATTGTTAAGCCTGAATATTCAGCACGTAAAGTATCTTCTGGGGCCGTAGATGTACTTTCAACACCGATGATGATTGCATTTATGGAAGATGTATCGTTTAATTTAGCTAAGAATGTGACAAAGGAAGGAGAAACTACTGTAGGAATTCATGTGGATGTTAAACATCTAAATCCAGTACCTATAGGTGCCGAAATTAAGGTTAGATCGGAATTAATCAAGATAGATGGAAAAAGATTGGTATTTAGTGTAGAAGCATATTGGAGAAATACCAAAATAGGTGAAGGAATACATGAAAGATATATAGTAAATGAAAATGAGTTTATGAAAAAGATTCAGAATTTACAATAA